One window of Streptomyces sp. NBC_00273 genomic DNA carries:
- a CDS encoding aldo/keto reductase — MEIRALGGQGLEVGAEGLGLMGMSAHYGATDETESLATIDRALELGVTLLDTAEGYGPFRNEQLLGKALAGRREAAVVATKTGVEFSDEGAFLGHNGSPEYIHRSADRSLRHLGTDHIDLYYLHRVDPNVPIEESVGALAELVEAGKVRHIGLCEVSPATIARAHAVHPLTAVQTEYSLFERGIEHDGVRDTLRELGIGLVAYSPLGRGFLSGALTSPDDFAADDFRRTDPRFQGENFHRNLAVVDQVRRLAAEKGVTPSQLALAWTLHQGAVPIPGTKRRRYLEENVAATAVTVTPAEIAAIDAVAPHGVASGDRYAPELMASLNG; from the coding sequence ATGGAGATCCGCGCACTGGGCGGCCAGGGCCTGGAGGTCGGCGCCGAGGGCCTCGGCCTGATGGGCATGAGCGCCCACTACGGCGCCACCGACGAGACCGAGTCCCTCGCCACCATCGACCGCGCCCTGGAGCTGGGCGTCACCCTCCTCGACACCGCCGAGGGCTACGGCCCCTTCCGCAACGAGCAGCTGCTCGGCAAGGCCCTGGCCGGGCGCCGCGAGGCGGCCGTCGTGGCCACGAAGACCGGGGTCGAGTTCAGCGACGAAGGCGCCTTCCTCGGCCACAACGGGAGCCCCGAGTACATCCACCGCTCGGCCGACCGCTCCCTGCGCCACCTGGGCACCGACCACATCGACCTCTACTACCTGCACCGCGTCGACCCCAACGTGCCGATCGAGGAGAGCGTCGGCGCCCTGGCCGAGCTGGTCGAGGCCGGCAAGGTCCGTCACATCGGGCTGTGCGAGGTCTCCCCCGCCACGATCGCCCGCGCCCACGCGGTGCACCCGCTGACCGCCGTACAGACCGAGTACAGCCTCTTCGAGCGCGGCATCGAACACGACGGCGTACGGGACACCCTCCGCGAACTCGGCATCGGACTCGTCGCCTACTCCCCGCTCGGACGCGGATTCCTCTCCGGCGCCCTCACCAGCCCGGACGACTTCGCCGCCGACGACTTCCGGCGCACCGACCCGCGGTTCCAGGGGGAGAACTTCCACCGCAACCTGGCCGTCGTGGACCAGGTGCGCCGCCTCGCCGCCGAGAAGGGCGTCACCCCCTCGCAGCTCGCCCTGGCCTGGACCCTGCACCAGGGCGCCGTCCCCATCCCGGGCACCAAGCGGCGCCGCTACCTGGAGGAGAACGTCGCCGCCACCGCCGTGACGGTCACCCCGGCGGAGATCGCCGCCATCGACGCCGTGGCGCCGCACGGCGTGGCCTCGGGCGACCGCTACGCACCCGAGCTGATGGCCTCACTGAACGGCTGA
- a CDS encoding ABC transporter permease: MATRNNRTGTAVRPPQDPAGPIAPPPDRTRPEATPRARTRTRQPRLWTWLLLPGTLWMTGFLVVSLLLVATLALGTTDPLGNPRFGLNFANLTALADPAYRTVLLRSLGYALITCLISLAVAYPVAYAIALRGGRFKNLLIAAIVVPFFANYLVRMYGWSVVLSDDGPLLKALRAIGLADEGTKILQTGVGVIAGLVYGFVVFMIIPLYAAMERMDTSLIEAGRDLYGGPLRTFLFVTVPATRQGAAAGCVLVFLPAMGDFVSAQLMGGPDQIMIGNLIQDKFFQGQNWPLGSALTMLLMAVLFLGMLGYLRRTRKDEAEAAR; this comes from the coding sequence ATGGCGACACGCAACAACCGCACCGGGACCGCGGTCCGGCCGCCCCAGGACCCGGCCGGGCCGATAGCGCCGCCCCCGGACCGGACCCGGCCCGAGGCCACCCCGCGCGCCCGCACCCGGACCCGGCAGCCGCGCCTGTGGACCTGGCTCCTGCTCCCCGGCACCCTCTGGATGACCGGCTTCCTCGTCGTCTCCCTCCTCCTCGTGGCCACCCTGGCGCTCGGCACCACCGACCCCCTCGGCAACCCGCGCTTCGGACTCAACTTCGCCAACCTCACCGCACTGGCCGACCCCGCCTACCGCACCGTCCTGCTGCGCTCCCTCGGCTACGCGCTGATCACCTGCCTGATCAGCCTGGCCGTGGCCTACCCGGTGGCCTACGCCATCGCCCTGCGCGGCGGCCGCTTCAAGAACCTGCTGATCGCCGCGATCGTCGTCCCGTTCTTCGCCAACTACCTGGTCCGGATGTACGGCTGGTCCGTGGTCCTCTCCGACGACGGCCCGCTGCTGAAAGCCCTGCGCGCGATCGGTCTCGCCGACGAAGGCACCAAGATCCTCCAGACCGGTGTCGGAGTGATCGCCGGACTCGTCTACGGCTTCGTCGTCTTCATGATCATCCCGCTGTACGCGGCGATGGAGCGCATGGACACCTCCCTCATAGAGGCCGGCCGCGACCTCTACGGAGGCCCCCTGCGCACCTTCCTCTTCGTCACCGTCCCCGCCACCCGGCAGGGAGCGGCCGCCGGCTGCGTCCTCGTCTTCCTGCCCGCCATGGGCGACTTCGTCAGCGCCCAGCTCATGGGAGGCCCCGACCAGATCATGATCGGCAACCTGATCCAGGACAAGTTCTTCCAGGGCCAGAACTGGCCCCTCGGCTCGGCCCTCACCATGCTGCTGATGGCCGTCCTGTTCCTCGGGATGCTCGGCTACCTGCGACGCACCCGCAAGGACGAGGCGGAGGCGGCCCGATGA
- a CDS encoding TetR family transcriptional regulator, which produces MARDSNATKARLLDAAFTEFATYGIAGARVDRIAETAQANKRLIYVYYGNKEQLFDAVLQRALATGSESVPFDVEDLPGYAGAVFDHLVERPALMRLVLWKQLERPGSTDAESASYDGKIEAVRRAQEAGRIDAAVPAADVLTLVMGLSQAWFGAVGGPAANAAGTGWAAERLAEHRAAVVESVRRITAPARRPEGV; this is translated from the coding sequence ATGGCACGGGATTCCAATGCGACGAAGGCGCGCCTGCTCGACGCCGCCTTCACCGAGTTCGCGACGTACGGCATCGCGGGTGCGCGCGTCGACCGGATCGCCGAGACGGCGCAGGCGAACAAGCGGCTCATCTACGTCTACTACGGCAACAAGGAGCAGCTCTTCGACGCCGTGCTCCAGCGGGCCCTCGCGACGGGATCGGAGTCCGTTCCCTTCGACGTGGAGGACCTGCCCGGCTACGCGGGGGCGGTCTTCGACCACCTCGTCGAGCGGCCGGCGCTGATGCGCCTCGTGCTGTGGAAGCAACTGGAGCGCCCGGGATCCACGGATGCGGAATCCGCTTCCTACGACGGCAAGATCGAGGCGGTTCGGCGCGCGCAGGAAGCGGGCCGCATCGATGCCGCGGTGCCCGCGGCGGACGTGCTGACGCTGGTCATGGGCCTGTCGCAGGCCTGGTTCGGCGCGGTGGGCGGTCCGGCGGCGAACGCGGCGGGCACCGGCTGGGCCGCCGAGCGGCTCGCCGAGCACCGTGCGGCGGTGGTGGAATCCGTCCGCCGGATCACCGCACCCGCACGCCGGCCCGAGGGCGTCTGA
- a CDS encoding ABC transporter ATP-binding protein — MRATPEYPTPEHPTPTTTTPTEAPVLTPTPIHPSPAVRLDRVSKQYPAAGGAHAVRDVELDIAPGEFFSLLGPSGCGKTTLLRMIGGFSAPTAGSVLLDGQDVTDLPPNKRNVNTVFQSYALFDHLSLADNVAFGLKRKGVGRAEIRERVSGMLDLVQLGHLANRKPATLSGGQKQRVALARALVNRPQVLLLDEPLAALDLKLRRHMQVELKQIQREVGITFVFVTHDQDEALTMSDRLAVMNEGRVEQCGTPEDVYERPTSSFTASFMGTSNLVPGTYRSGRVVLDDGPELPVGQRPSVPEGSRVNLSIRPEKIWLSDLEPDMARATGVVRETVYCGPTTTYLIELAPGVTVSVLEQNTVRSRREDRWSGGERVEIGWKPEHCLVLD; from the coding sequence ATGCGCGCGACACCCGAGTACCCGACGCCCGAGCACCCGACCCCCACGACCACCACCCCGACCGAGGCGCCCGTGCTGACCCCGACGCCCATCCATCCGAGCCCCGCCGTCCGACTCGACCGCGTCAGCAAGCAGTACCCCGCCGCGGGCGGCGCCCACGCCGTACGCGACGTCGAACTCGACATCGCACCGGGCGAGTTCTTCTCCCTCCTCGGCCCCTCCGGCTGCGGCAAGACCACCCTCCTGCGGATGATCGGCGGCTTCTCCGCCCCCACCGCGGGCAGCGTCCTCCTCGACGGCCAGGACGTCACCGACCTGCCGCCCAACAAGCGCAACGTCAACACCGTCTTCCAGAGCTACGCCCTCTTCGACCACCTCTCGCTCGCCGACAACGTGGCCTTCGGCCTCAAGCGCAAGGGCGTCGGCCGCGCCGAGATCCGCGAACGGGTCTCGGGCATGCTCGACCTCGTCCAGCTCGGGCACCTCGCGAACCGCAAGCCGGCCACCCTCTCCGGTGGCCAGAAACAACGCGTCGCCCTCGCCCGCGCCCTCGTCAACCGGCCCCAGGTCCTGCTCCTCGACGAGCCGCTGGCCGCCCTCGACCTCAAACTGCGCCGCCACATGCAGGTCGAGCTCAAGCAGATCCAGCGCGAGGTCGGCATCACCTTCGTCTTCGTCACCCACGACCAGGACGAGGCCCTGACCATGTCGGACCGCCTCGCCGTCATGAACGAGGGCCGGGTCGAGCAGTGCGGAACGCCCGAGGACGTGTACGAGCGCCCCACCAGCAGCTTCACCGCCTCCTTCATGGGCACTTCCAACCTCGTGCCCGGCACCTACCGCTCCGGCCGGGTCGTCCTCGACGACGGCCCCGAACTGCCCGTGGGCCAGCGGCCGTCCGTCCCCGAAGGAAGCAGGGTGAACCTGTCGATCCGCCCCGAGAAGATCTGGCTGTCCGACCTGGAGCCGGACATGGCCCGTGCCACCGGGGTCGTCCGCGAGACCGTCTACTGCGGCCCGACCACCACGTACCTGATCGAACTGGCCCCCGGCGTCACGGTGTCCGTACTGGAGCAGAACACCGTCCGATCCCGTAGGGAGGACCGCTGGAGCGGCGGCGAGCGCGTCGAGATCGGCTGGAAGCCCGAACACTGCCTCGTCCTGGACTGA
- a CDS encoding alpha/beta fold hydrolase translates to MLILADDLGHLSYTVTGDGPPVVLVHAGVADHTMWDAVVPALAERNTVIRYDLRGFGESAPPTGPFTETDDLCRLLDHLGHESVRLVGASWGGRVAVNFALAHPGRVRSLTLLAPPWPGYDWSADMVAYDEAETAALASGDLDAAVRVNLDMWLRGPGRGWEDVAPGLAERLRTPVRTSLVNQDTVGEHSRGGAAGDVATIAVPTLVGIGLLDVPDFQDIARRYAAEIPGAALVEFPGAAHLIALDAPAELVTALRSFLAR, encoded by the coding sequence ATGCTTATCCTTGCCGACGATCTCGGCCACCTTTCCTACACCGTCACCGGCGACGGTCCGCCCGTGGTGCTCGTGCACGCCGGCGTCGCCGACCACACCATGTGGGACGCGGTCGTGCCCGCCCTCGCGGAGCGGAACACCGTCATCCGGTATGACCTGCGCGGCTTCGGTGAGTCCGCGCCCCCGACCGGGCCGTTCACTGAGACCGATGACCTGTGCCGGCTCCTGGACCACCTCGGCCACGAGAGCGTCCGGCTCGTCGGCGCGTCCTGGGGCGGGCGGGTGGCCGTGAACTTCGCCCTCGCCCACCCCGGCCGGGTCCGGTCGCTGACGCTGCTCGCCCCGCCGTGGCCCGGCTACGACTGGTCGGCGGACATGGTGGCCTACGACGAGGCCGAGACGGCGGCCCTGGCTTCGGGCGACCTGGACGCCGCGGTCCGCGTGAACCTGGACATGTGGCTGCGCGGGCCCGGCCGCGGCTGGGAGGACGTCGCTCCGGGGCTGGCCGAACGGCTCCGCACCCCCGTACGGACGTCGCTGGTGAACCAGGACACGGTCGGTGAACACTCCCGGGGCGGCGCGGCGGGCGACGTCGCGACGATCGCCGTTCCCACACTGGTCGGGATCGGCCTGCTCGACGTCCCCGACTTCCAGGACATCGCCCGCCGGTACGCCGCCGAGATCCCCGGCGCCGCACTGGTCGAGTTCCCCGGTGCGGCCCACCTCATCGCACTCGACGCCCCCGCCGAACTCGTCACGGCGCTCCGGTCGTTCCTCGCCCGCTGA
- a CDS encoding aromatic ring-hydroxylating oxygenase subunit alpha, whose product MHSRAPETPTGRTVGSDATVRSDATARSDRTGPPGHAPAPEALVPEPPAPGPTAREAPATDAPGPALPARYYTDPGTAAAETRHVFGRAWQLVCHESDLPNPGARLAATVADREVLVVRTEDGGLAAHLNVCRHRGTRLVTTPEPTGKAIRCPYHGWTYRLDGSLVGAPEARQIPCLDKPKLGLFPARVESFLGFVFVNLDPDAEPLATSCAGLAEAVGHYAGADLVPIGRARIHDLAAAEVQQANWKVAVDNYLEGYHVPVAHPGLMRLLDYHGYTCEIEESYALFASPLRDKPSSNWAERLYQRIAAPMPGLGEADRRIWRYAVIYPNTLIDFYPDHVLAWTAIPTAVDRVAVPGAFYTRRGTSLRTRLARRLNIHIGWITNDEDAELVARVQKGLSTPGFEPGPLSRRESAVGWFAGRIRADLEDPGD is encoded by the coding sequence ATGCACTCAAGAGCTCCCGAAACCCCGACGGGCCGCACCGTCGGATCCGACGCCACGGTTCGATCCGACGCCACCGCCCGATCCGACCGGACCGGGCCGCCGGGCCACGCCCCTGCCCCCGAGGCCCTCGTTCCCGAACCGCCGGCCCCCGGGCCCACCGCCCGCGAGGCCCCTGCCACCGACGCCCCCGGGCCGGCCCTCCCGGCCCGCTACTACACCGACCCCGGGACCGCCGCCGCGGAGACCCGGCACGTCTTCGGCCGGGCGTGGCAGCTCGTCTGCCACGAGTCCGACCTGCCGAACCCGGGAGCGCGGCTCGCCGCCACGGTCGCCGACCGCGAGGTCCTGGTGGTGCGCACCGAGGACGGCGGCCTCGCCGCCCACCTCAACGTCTGCCGCCACCGCGGAACCCGCCTGGTCACCACTCCCGAACCGACCGGCAAGGCGATCCGCTGCCCCTACCACGGCTGGACGTACCGGCTCGACGGGAGCCTGGTCGGCGCCCCGGAGGCCCGCCAGATCCCCTGCCTCGACAAGCCGAAGCTCGGCCTCTTCCCGGCCCGCGTCGAGTCCTTCCTCGGCTTCGTCTTCGTCAACCTCGATCCCGACGCCGAACCGCTGGCCACGAGCTGCGCGGGCCTCGCGGAGGCGGTCGGCCACTACGCCGGAGCCGACCTGGTGCCCATCGGCCGCGCCCGCATCCACGACCTGGCCGCCGCCGAGGTGCAGCAGGCCAACTGGAAGGTGGCGGTCGACAACTACCTGGAGGGCTACCACGTCCCGGTCGCCCACCCCGGCCTGATGCGGCTGCTCGACTACCACGGCTACACCTGCGAGATCGAGGAGTCCTACGCGCTCTTCGCCTCACCGCTGCGCGACAAGCCGTCCTCGAACTGGGCCGAGCGCCTCTACCAGCGCATCGCCGCCCCGATGCCGGGCCTCGGCGAGGCCGACCGCCGGATCTGGCGGTACGCGGTGATCTACCCGAACACCCTCATCGACTTCTACCCCGACCACGTGCTGGCCTGGACCGCGATCCCCACGGCGGTGGACCGCGTGGCCGTACCCGGCGCGTTCTACACCCGCCGCGGCACCAGCCTGCGCACCCGCCTCGCCCGCCGCCTGAACATCCACATCGGCTGGATCACCAACGACGAGGACGCCGAGCTGGTCGCCCGCGTGCAGAAGGGGCTCTCCACCCCCGGGTTCGAGCCCGGACCGCTGTCGCGCCGCGAGTCGGCGGTCGGCTGGTTCGCCGGCCGCATCCGGGCCGATCTGGAGGACCCGGGCGACTGA
- a CDS encoding ABC transporter permease yields MSTPQRRRRGAERRPRFALAVTALFFALLYLPVGVVVLFSFNAQKSLTVLDGVSLRWYTALLHDEVLLDSLGMSLRVSLAAMAGSLVLGVALALGLVRSRSRLGSFAGLIMLVPLITPEIVTGVAAMLLFKGLGITLSTTTVMLAEITFSISYVTVILRSRIAALNPEVEEAAMDLGATRGQALRLVTLPALLPSILASAVLIFALVFDDFVLAYFTTGVDPQPLSVRIYSAIRFGVQPTINAVGTLMLAGSIGLIVLALAIPRLFGRKGGLDLLSGK; encoded by the coding sequence ATGAGCACCCCGCAGCGCCGCCGGCGCGGAGCCGAGCGCCGCCCCCGGTTCGCCCTCGCCGTCACCGCCCTCTTCTTCGCGCTCCTCTACCTCCCCGTCGGCGTCGTCGTCCTGTTCTCCTTCAACGCCCAGAAGTCCCTCACCGTCCTCGACGGCGTCAGCCTCCGCTGGTACACGGCCCTCCTCCACGACGAGGTGCTCCTCGACTCGCTCGGCATGAGCCTGCGGGTGTCCCTGGCCGCCATGGCCGGCTCGCTCGTCCTCGGGGTGGCCCTGGCCCTGGGCCTCGTACGCAGCCGCAGCCGCCTCGGCTCGTTCGCCGGCCTGATCATGCTCGTCCCGCTGATCACCCCGGAGATCGTCACGGGCGTCGCGGCGATGCTCCTCTTCAAGGGGCTCGGCATCACCCTCTCCACCACCACCGTGATGCTCGCCGAGATCACCTTCTCCATTTCCTACGTGACGGTCATCCTCCGCTCCCGCATCGCCGCCCTCAACCCGGAGGTCGAAGAAGCCGCCATGGACCTCGGCGCCACCCGCGGGCAGGCACTGCGCCTGGTGACCCTGCCCGCGCTGCTGCCCAGCATCCTCGCGTCCGCGGTGCTGATCTTCGCCCTCGTCTTCGACGACTTCGTCCTCGCCTACTTCACCACCGGCGTCGACCCGCAACCGCTGTCCGTGCGCATCTACTCGGCGATCAGGTTCGGCGTGCAACCCACCATCAACGCCGTCGGCACCCTGATGCTGGCCGGCTCCATCGGCCTCATCGTCCTCGCCCTCGCCATCCCGCGCCTGTTCGGGCGCAAAGGCGGCCTCGACCTGCTCTCCGGGAAGTGA
- a CDS encoding polyamine ABC transporter substrate-binding protein, whose product MSPEALPPTRRSFLRAGTAAALALAASGCGFATADDPAGRATAQAPIDVKVDGDLVYFNWADFVEPSVFEGFQKEYGVKVVQSNYDSMEGMAAKLNAGNRYDIIFPTAKWAERLAAGGRLRTIDHSRLRGAEAVFGGYGYFADPWYDPRSAHTVPFTMYKTGIGWRRDRLGDLTGSWDDLWNDQAKGKVFVLDDRDEVLGLGALKLGLDLTTGDHGDLARVTDALRSLRPRLRGFSSDSYNNLLNGNADMTQAWSGDMAAMLDQAEDPAVFGFEVAREGAPVNSDCYAIPANAQHPGTAMLFIDYMLRPENVKKNIEYIGYPMPVSGTEDTYAALVEPFPQCVVTADDLAADLFFRNGDAGTERARDAAWTDVKAG is encoded by the coding sequence ATGTCCCCCGAGGCACTCCCCCCGACCAGACGTTCGTTCCTCCGCGCCGGCACTGCCGCCGCCCTCGCCCTCGCCGCCTCCGGATGCGGCTTCGCCACCGCCGACGACCCGGCCGGCAGGGCGACCGCGCAAGCGCCCATCGACGTCAAGGTCGACGGCGACCTCGTCTACTTCAACTGGGCGGACTTCGTCGAGCCCAGCGTCTTCGAAGGCTTCCAGAAGGAGTACGGCGTCAAGGTCGTCCAGTCGAACTACGACTCGATGGAGGGCATGGCCGCCAAACTCAACGCCGGCAACCGCTACGACATCATCTTCCCCACCGCGAAATGGGCCGAGCGCCTCGCCGCCGGCGGTCGCCTCCGTACGATCGACCACTCCCGGCTGCGGGGCGCCGAGGCGGTGTTCGGCGGCTACGGCTACTTCGCCGACCCCTGGTACGACCCCCGCTCCGCGCACACCGTCCCGTTCACCATGTACAAGACGGGCATCGGCTGGCGCAGGGACCGGCTCGGCGACCTGACCGGCTCCTGGGACGACCTGTGGAACGACCAGGCGAAGGGCAAGGTCTTCGTCCTCGACGACCGCGACGAGGTGCTGGGCCTCGGCGCGCTCAAGCTCGGCCTCGACCTCACCACCGGCGACCACGGCGACCTCGCGCGCGTCACCGACGCCCTGCGCTCGCTCCGCCCCCGCCTGCGCGGCTTCTCCAGCGACAGCTACAACAACCTCCTCAACGGCAACGCCGACATGACCCAGGCGTGGAGCGGAGACATGGCCGCCATGCTCGACCAGGCCGAGGACCCGGCCGTCTTCGGCTTCGAGGTCGCCCGCGAGGGCGCCCCCGTCAACTCCGACTGCTACGCCATACCCGCCAACGCGCAGCACCCCGGCACCGCGATGCTCTTCATCGACTACATGCTCCGCCCGGAGAACGTGAAGAAGAACATCGAGTACATCGGCTACCCGATGCCGGTCAGCGGCACCGAGGACACCTACGCCGCGCTCGTCGAGCCGTTCCCCCAGTGCGTGGTGACCGCCGACGACCTGGCGGCCGACCTCTTCTTCCGCAACGGCGACGCGGGGACCGAACGGGCCCGTGACGCCGCCTGGACCGACGTGAAGGCCGGCTGA
- a CDS encoding aminobutyraldehyde dehydrogenase has translation MADPVLNHVAGVDRPAASGGTMELVDPATGRVHGHAPRSGRADTDAACAAAVAAYGHWSATTPAVRQRALLGIADAIEEHAEAFVAAETGDTGKPTRQFRTEELPAIVDTLRFFAGAARNLPGLAAAEYTEGRTSVLRREPVGVCAQITPWNYPLMMAVWKIAPAVAAGNTTVLKPADTTPASSALLARVAAEHLPPGVLNVVCGDRDTGRALTAHPDVALIAVTGSVRAGRQIAAAAAADLKRVHLELGGNAPVLVHDDADVEATAAALAAVAYYNAGQDCTAPTRLLVHHRVHDAFLAAFAAETAKLRPGAPDEPDADFGPLNNAAQLASVRFLLDRLPRHAEIVTGGARLPRPGFFHEPTVVAGVRQGDEIVQEEVFGPVVTVQPFADEAEALHLANDVRHGLAASVWTRDHDRAMRATRALHTGIVWVNTHGTTVSEMPHGGVKHSGYGSDLSMAGLLDYTQVKHVML, from the coding sequence GTGGCTGACCCCGTGCTCAACCACGTGGCGGGCGTGGACCGGCCCGCCGCCTCGGGCGGGACGATGGAGCTCGTCGACCCCGCCACCGGCCGGGTGCACGGCCACGCCCCGCGCTCCGGCAGGGCCGACACGGACGCCGCCTGCGCGGCCGCCGTAGCCGCGTACGGGCACTGGTCCGCGACCACCCCGGCGGTACGCCAGCGGGCCCTGCTCGGCATCGCCGACGCGATCGAGGAACACGCGGAGGCCTTCGTGGCCGCCGAAACCGGCGACACCGGCAAGCCGACCCGGCAGTTCAGGACCGAGGAACTGCCCGCGATCGTCGACACCCTGCGCTTCTTCGCCGGAGCCGCGCGCAACCTGCCGGGGCTCGCGGCCGCCGAGTACACCGAAGGCCGTACTTCCGTACTGCGGCGCGAACCGGTCGGGGTCTGCGCCCAGATCACCCCGTGGAACTACCCGCTGATGATGGCGGTGTGGAAGATCGCCCCGGCCGTCGCCGCGGGCAACACGACCGTGCTCAAGCCCGCCGACACCACCCCCGCGTCGTCCGCGCTGCTGGCCCGCGTCGCGGCGGAGCACCTGCCGCCGGGCGTGCTCAACGTGGTCTGCGGCGACCGCGACACCGGCCGCGCGCTCACCGCCCACCCCGACGTGGCCCTCATCGCGGTCACCGGCAGCGTGCGCGCCGGCCGACAGATCGCCGCCGCCGCGGCCGCCGACCTCAAACGGGTCCACCTGGAGCTGGGCGGCAACGCCCCGGTGCTCGTCCACGACGACGCGGACGTCGAGGCGACCGCCGCCGCCCTCGCCGCGGTCGCCTACTACAACGCGGGACAGGACTGCACCGCGCCCACCCGGCTGCTGGTCCACCACCGGGTGCACGACGCGTTCCTCGCGGCCTTCGCGGCGGAGACGGCCAAGCTGCGCCCGGGTGCCCCGGACGAGCCGGACGCGGACTTCGGCCCGCTGAACAACGCGGCGCAGCTGGCTTCGGTAAGGTTCCTGCTCGACCGGCTGCCGCGGCACGCCGAGATCGTCACCGGCGGCGCCCGCCTCCCACGGCCCGGCTTCTTCCACGAACCCACCGTCGTCGCCGGCGTGCGCCAAGGCGACGAGATCGTGCAGGAGGAGGTCTTCGGCCCCGTCGTGACCGTGCAGCCCTTCGCGGACGAGGCGGAGGCCCTGCACCTGGCCAACGACGTCCGCCACGGCCTCGCGGCCAGCGTGTGGACGAGGGACCACGACCGCGCCATGCGGGCGACCCGGGCCTTGCACACCGGCATCGTCTGGGTGAACACCCACGGCACCACCGTCTCCGAGATGCCCCACGGCGGGGTCAAGCACTCGGGCTACGGCAGCGACCTCTCGATGGCGGGCCTCCTGGACTACACCCAGGTCAAGCACGTCATGCTGTGA
- a CDS encoding flavin monoamine oxidase family protein → MNHDVIVLGAGLAGLAAARDLAAGGADVLVVEARDRVGGRVEQTRLPDGRLVQLGGEVVGRAHTAYLDLAAELGLTLVPSYVAEPGALTRATPEGVSAGDPPHWFGPGDDACHQKVTAAFRTLARTVDPADPWSHPDATALDRTSVGDWLRAEGATPAVVRLWEIGQLALADGSYERTSLLAALRKHAAVPGPGAYDYAAWEGLRVAEGSATVALRMAADLGGRIRTGAPARAVTVRPTGHCSVRLAGGETLTAGAVVSALPVGPLRQIAVTGVGDERLASLHRQRQALAAKFVAAYDRPFWRDLGRSGLSECEGVLGSTWPQSDGILSALVPPERLGVLLGTPAALRTRELLDDIARLYGDEAHRPLATYVRTWGTDPWTQGYVTQWTPGDVMAVGPRHGTHEPPFYVCGSDQWVAGYMEGAVRTGRDAAREALRRG, encoded by the coding sequence ATGAACCACGACGTCATCGTGCTCGGCGCCGGCCTGGCCGGCCTCGCCGCGGCGCGCGACCTCGCCGCCGGCGGGGCCGACGTCCTCGTCGTCGAGGCCCGGGACCGGGTCGGCGGACGCGTCGAACAGACCCGACTCCCCGACGGCCGGCTGGTCCAGCTCGGCGGAGAGGTCGTCGGCCGCGCCCACACCGCCTACCTGGACCTCGCCGCGGAACTCGGCCTCACCCTGGTCCCCAGCTATGTCGCCGAGCCCGGTGCCCTCACCCGCGCCACGCCCGAAGGGGTCTCCGCGGGGGATCCGCCCCACTGGTTCGGCCCCGGCGACGACGCCTGCCACCAGAAGGTCACCGCCGCCTTCCGCACACTCGCCCGGACCGTCGACCCGGCCGACCCCTGGTCCCACCCCGACGCGACGGCCCTCGACCGGACGTCCGTCGGCGACTGGCTGCGCGCCGAGGGAGCCACCCCGGCCGTCGTCCGCCTCTGGGAGATCGGCCAACTCGCCCTCGCCGACGGCTCGTACGAGCGTACGTCCCTGCTCGCCGCCCTGCGCAAGCACGCCGCGGTCCCCGGCCCCGGCGCCTACGACTACGCGGCGTGGGAGGGCCTTCGGGTCGCCGAGGGCTCCGCCACGGTGGCCCTGCGGATGGCAGCCGACCTCGGCGGACGCATCCGCACCGGCGCGCCCGCCCGGGCCGTCACGGTCCGCCCGACCGGCCACTGCTCCGTACGGCTGGCCGGGGGCGAGACCCTCACCGCCGGCGCCGTCGTCAGCGCCCTGCCCGTCGGCCCGCTGCGCCAGATCGCCGTCACCGGCGTGGGCGACGAGCGGCTCGCCTCCCTGCACCGCCAACGCCAGGCCCTCGCAGCGAAGTTCGTCGCCGCGTACGACCGGCCGTTCTGGCGCGACCTCGGCCGGAGCGGCCTCTCCGAATGCGAAGGGGTCCTCGGCAGCACCTGGCCGCAGAGCGACGGCATCCTCTCCGCCCTCGTGCCACCCGAGAGGCTGGGCGTCCTGCTCGGCACACCCGCCGCGCTGCGCACCCGCGAACTCCTCGACGACATCGCCCGCCTCTACGGCGACGAGGCCCACCGGCCGCTCGCCACCTACGTCCGGACGTGGGGCACCGACCCGTGGACCCAGGGGTACGTCACCCAGTGGACCCCCGGCGACGTCATGGCCGTCGGCCCCCGCCACGGCACCCACGAACCCCCCTTCTACGTCTGCGGATCCGACCAGTGGGTGGCCGGCTACATGGAAGGCGCCGTACGCACCGGACGCGACGCCGCCAGGGAGGCGCTGCGCCGTGGCTGA